The Methylobacterium sp. PvR107 genome contains a region encoding:
- a CDS encoding capsule biosynthesis protein, translating to MNMEIRKADGQPLTTADRQQAITESLRQIARMSRFVDRKKGIRSYQTGTKSDPWIPILFVICFVLPTLVGAVYFGFVASDRYVTEARFAIRQAIGASEKSSGGSDAGSSDGAGQMISQDRLITREYILSRPMLETLEAQLPLRAWFSSESIDYFSRFEAEKPIEKFLRYWRRRVSVSSEPSSGIMSVSVEAFDPDQSLAIAQAVMKEAERMVNDLTVKARADAVAESIRELALAGEQMSRIRLAMRDLRNRQGVLDAHKANDVNLKIIAELRASRITLSSQLAIGQRDLGPDSRRILDFKQQIKDLDDNIARIERQSAGSDPAQKQLLSDALIRFESLENDRKNAEKYYQQVLMASERARIIAARQIEFFSPIVEPVRAESALEPRRMLMISLITLGSGVLFGAAMFARKMMT from the coding sequence CAGCAGGCGATCACGGAATCGTTGCGGCAGATCGCGCGCATGTCGCGCTTCGTCGACCGCAAGAAGGGGATCCGATCCTACCAGACCGGCACCAAGAGCGATCCCTGGATTCCGATCCTGTTCGTGATCTGCTTCGTGCTGCCGACGCTGGTCGGGGCGGTTTATTTCGGGTTCGTTGCCTCGGACCGCTACGTGACGGAGGCGCGCTTCGCCATCCGGCAGGCGATCGGCGCGTCCGAGAAGTCGTCAGGCGGATCGGACGCCGGCAGCTCCGACGGTGCGGGGCAGATGATCTCGCAGGATCGGCTGATCACACGCGAATACATCCTGAGCCGACCGATGTTGGAGACGCTCGAGGCGCAGCTACCGCTACGCGCGTGGTTCAGCAGCGAAAGCATCGACTATTTCTCGCGGTTCGAAGCGGAAAAGCCGATCGAGAAATTTCTGCGCTACTGGCGACGTCGGGTCAGCGTGTCCAGCGAACCCTCTTCCGGGATCATGTCGGTCTCCGTCGAGGCCTTCGATCCCGATCAGTCCCTCGCCATCGCCCAGGCTGTCATGAAGGAAGCCGAGCGGATGGTGAATGATCTCACCGTGAAAGCGCGTGCGGACGCGGTTGCGGAAAGCATCCGGGAGTTGGCTCTTGCCGGCGAGCAGATGAGCAGGATCCGCCTCGCGATGCGGGATCTTCGGAACCGCCAGGGGGTGCTCGACGCGCACAAGGCCAACGACGTCAACCTCAAGATCATCGCTGAGCTGCGGGCGTCCCGCATCACCCTGTCCAGCCAGCTTGCGATCGGCCAGCGCGATCTCGGCCCGGATTCCAGGCGGATCTTGGACTTCAAGCAGCAGATCAAGGATCTCGACGACAACATCGCGCGGATCGAGCGGCAATCTGCTGGCTCGGATCCGGCGCAGAAGCAGCTCCTCTCCGACGCACTGATCCGTTTCGAGTCGCTGGAAAACGATCGCAAGAATGCCGAGAAGTACTATCAGCAGGTGCTGATGGCCTCCGAGCGCGCCCGCATCATCGCGGCGCGGCAGATCGAATTCTTCAGCCCGATCGTGGAGCCCGTGAGGGCCGAATCCGCCCTCGAGCCGCGGCGGATGCTGATGATTTCCTTGATTACCCTCGGTTCGGGAGTCCTTTTCGGTGCGGCGATGTTTGCCCGCAAGATGATGACCTGA
- the flhA gene encoding flagellar biosynthesis protein FlhA: MAETASAPARVGAAAALGQFTLPTRGDLQALSKRSDLLFATGVMGILAVLIFPLPAILLDLLLAVSIILSVLIMMTGLSIDNPLEFTVFPTLLLIATMLRLALNLASTRLILGHGHEGTAAAGHVIEAFGHFVMGGNFVIGIIVFAILIIVNFVVITKGSGRIAEVAARFTLDAMPGKQMAIDADLSAGLIDEKAAKARRAALEEESSFFGAMDGASKFVRGDAVAALLITFINVVGGIIIGVAQQGLSFGDAAKSYTLLTIGDGLASQVPALIVSTAAGLLVSKAGVRGAADKALGKQLAHYPKALGMSAAVMLLIALLPGMPMLPFLLLGGGAGYAAWRINRNAKNAPPLDAEGVPMDATAVAAAAAAKEETVSDLLKLDDLKLEMGYALLALVNGEGQDRLTDQIKALRRQLAAELGFVMPSVRILDNVQLDANSYVVRVKEIEAGTGRIFPGQFMAMDPMGGQVQLPGQHMLEPTFGLPATWIDAALRDQAQLKGYTVVDAATVVSTHLTEVIKAHVSELLNHVEVSKLLRELQKEHAELLKEIVPSQISTTGIQRVLQFLLAERVSIRDLGAIVEAVAEVAGGVKNPRDVVEHVRARLGRQICAQYQDQNGTLPIITLSPAWEQAFMESIVGEREERYLAMQPSKLSEFVNAVRDRFESAARQGEMPVLVTSAQTRPFVRSIIERFRRETPVMSQAEIHPRARLRTVNSI; encoded by the coding sequence ATGGCGGAGACGGCGAGCGCGCCGGCACGGGTTGGAGCGGCCGCGGCGCTCGGGCAGTTCACGCTGCCCACGCGCGGCGACCTCCAGGCCCTGTCCAAGCGGTCGGACCTCCTGTTCGCCACCGGCGTCATGGGCATCCTAGCGGTGCTGATCTTCCCGCTGCCGGCGATCCTGCTCGACCTGCTGCTGGCGGTCTCGATCATCCTCTCCGTGCTGATCATGATGACCGGCCTGTCGATCGACAACCCGCTGGAATTCACCGTCTTCCCGACGCTGCTGCTCATCGCCACGATGCTGCGGCTCGCCCTCAACCTCGCCTCGACCCGCCTGATCCTCGGCCACGGTCACGAGGGCACCGCGGCGGCCGGCCACGTGATCGAGGCCTTCGGCCACTTCGTGATGGGCGGCAATTTCGTCATCGGGATCATCGTGTTCGCGATCCTGATCATCGTGAACTTCGTGGTCATCACCAAGGGCTCGGGCCGCATCGCCGAAGTCGCGGCCCGCTTCACCCTCGACGCCATGCCGGGCAAGCAGATGGCCATCGACGCCGACCTCTCGGCCGGGCTCATCGACGAGAAGGCCGCCAAGGCCCGTCGCGCGGCCCTGGAGGAGGAATCATCCTTCTTCGGCGCCATGGACGGCGCCTCGAAATTCGTCCGCGGCGACGCGGTGGCGGCCCTGCTGATCACCTTCATCAACGTGGTTGGCGGCATCATCATCGGCGTCGCCCAGCAGGGCCTGAGCTTCGGCGACGCCGCCAAGAGCTACACGCTGCTGACCATCGGCGACGGGCTGGCGAGCCAAGTGCCGGCGCTCATCGTCTCGACGGCCGCGGGCCTCCTGGTCTCGAAGGCCGGCGTGCGGGGTGCGGCCGACAAGGCGCTGGGCAAGCAGCTCGCGCATTATCCGAAGGCCCTCGGCATGTCGGCGGCCGTGATGCTGCTGATCGCGCTGCTGCCGGGCATGCCGATGCTGCCGTTCCTGCTGCTGGGCGGCGGGGCGGGCTACGCCGCTTGGCGCATCAACAGGAACGCCAAAAATGCCCCTCCCCTCGACGCCGAGGGCGTTCCGATGGACGCGACCGCAGTGGCCGCGGCGGCCGCAGCCAAGGAGGAGACGGTCTCCGACCTCCTGAAGCTCGACGACCTCAAGCTCGAGATGGGCTACGCGCTCCTCGCCCTGGTCAACGGCGAGGGTCAGGACCGGCTGACCGATCAGATCAAGGCCCTGCGCCGGCAACTCGCGGCGGAACTGGGTTTCGTGATGCCGTCCGTGCGCATCCTCGACAACGTCCAGCTCGACGCCAACAGCTACGTGGTTCGGGTCAAGGAGATCGAGGCCGGCACCGGCCGGATCTTTCCCGGCCAGTTCATGGCGATGGACCCGATGGGCGGTCAGGTCCAGCTGCCCGGCCAGCACATGCTCGAGCCGACCTTCGGCCTGCCGGCGACCTGGATCGACGCGGCACTCCGCGATCAGGCGCAGCTCAAGGGCTACACGGTGGTGGACGCCGCCACGGTCGTCTCGACGCATCTCACCGAGGTCATCAAGGCGCACGTTTCGGAACTCCTCAACCACGTCGAGGTCTCGAAGCTGCTGCGCGAGCTGCAAAAGGAGCACGCCGAGCTGCTCAAGGAGATCGTGCCCTCGCAGATCTCCACGACCGGCATCCAGCGGGTGCTGCAGTTCCTGCTGGCCGAGCGCGTCTCGATCCGCGATCTCGGGGCGATCGTGGAGGCGGTCGCGGAGGTCGCGGGCGGGGTGAAGAACCCGCGCGACGTGGTCGAGCATGTCCGCGCCCGCCTCGGACGGCAGATCTGCGCGCAGTATCAGGATCAGAACGGCACCCTGCCGATCATCACGTTGTCGCCGGCCTGGGAGCAGGCCTTCATGGAGTCGATCGTCGGCGAGCGCGAGGAGCGCTACCTCGCGATGCAGCCCTCGAAACTCAGCGAGTTCGTCAACGCCGTGCGCGACCGCTTCGAGTCGGCGGCCCGCCAGGGCGAGATGCCGGTGCTGGTCACCTCGGCTCAGACCCGACCGTTCGTGCGGTCGATCATCGAGCGCTTCCGCCGTGAGACGCCGGTGATGAGCCAGGCCGAGATCCATCCCCGGGCACGGCTGCGCACGGTGAACTCGATCTGA
- a CDS encoding lysylphosphatidylglycerol synthase domain-containing protein, producing MKKISEFIWPLIGLAAVVVSGYFLYQELKTTSLSAIWAAILAIPPHRILLAAFSTLVAYAALAWYDRIALLHLGVRHISWLFVSLCSFTTYALSHNIGASVFSGALVRYRAYTAKGLTAAQVAVLVALCSFTFFLGTILLGGFTLVVDPHLLTRLEGRLPAFLTDPKTALIVGIGMLAFVGLYVIGSIMRLRPLHIRSFKLEYPRPGIMGRQLLAAPLELLGAAGIIYFALPEAMNPGFIPVLAIFLASFSVALASHAPGGLGVFEIVFITAMHITDEAQKDAIIAAVIIFRIFYFWIPALVSVAVVIAFERSRLAAAIGSAAHGPKASAVPEPPVIVPGLNAHELERELKQKAV from the coding sequence ATGAAGAAGATCAGCGAGTTCATCTGGCCTTTGATCGGCCTCGCGGCCGTGGTCGTGTCGGGCTATTTCCTCTATCAGGAACTGAAGACAACCTCGCTGTCTGCGATCTGGGCCGCAATCCTGGCGATCCCGCCGCACCGGATCCTGCTCGCGGCGTTCTCGACCCTGGTCGCCTACGCGGCGCTCGCCTGGTACGACCGCATCGCCCTCCTGCACCTGGGCGTCCGCCACATCTCGTGGCTGTTCGTCTCGCTCTGCTCCTTCACCACCTATGCGCTCTCGCACAATATCGGCGCTTCGGTCTTCTCCGGCGCCCTCGTGCGCTACCGGGCCTACACCGCCAAGGGATTGACGGCCGCGCAGGTGGCCGTGCTCGTGGCCCTCTGCTCGTTCACCTTCTTCCTCGGCACGATCCTGCTCGGCGGCTTCACGCTGGTGGTCGATCCGCACCTGCTGACCCGGCTCGAAGGCAGGCTTCCGGCGTTCCTGACCGATCCCAAGACCGCGCTGATCGTCGGCATCGGCATGCTGGCCTTCGTCGGCCTTTACGTGATCGGCTCGATCATGCGGCTGCGCCCGCTGCACATCCGCTCGTTCAAGCTCGAGTATCCCCGGCCGGGCATCATGGGCCGCCAGCTTCTGGCTGCGCCCCTGGAACTGCTGGGCGCCGCCGGCATCATCTACTTCGCCCTACCGGAGGCGATGAATCCGGGCTTCATCCCGGTCCTGGCGATCTTCCTCGCCTCGTTCTCTGTGGCGCTGGCCTCGCATGCTCCGGGCGGCCTCGGCGTGTTCGAGATCGTGTTCATCACCGCGATGCACATCACCGACGAGGCCCAGAAAGACGCGATCATCGCGGCGGTGATCATCTTCCGGATCTTCTATTTCTGGATCCCCGCCCTCGTCTCGGTGGCGGTCGTGATCGCCTTCGAGCGCTCGCGGCTGGCCGCCGCGATCGGCTCGGCCGCGCACGGTCCGAAGGCCTCCGCCGTACCGGAGCCGCCGGTGATCGTGCCGGGCCTCAACGCGCACGAGCTCGAGCGGGAGCTCAAGCAGAAGGCGGTGTGA
- the fliJ gene encoding flagellar export protein FliJ, with product MKSRDTLIRLRRFQVDEKRRRVTQIEMMMADFQRMAVELAREVAVEEARAGITDVGHFAYPTYARAAATRRENMLQSAQALEGQLAEAKAELGEAFEELKKVEILNDRERTAERAAESARDQAAMDGIGLNRARG from the coding sequence ATGAAATCGCGTGACACGCTGATCCGCCTGCGCCGCTTCCAGGTCGACGAGAAGCGCCGGCGTGTGACCCAAATCGAGATGATGATGGCCGACTTCCAGCGGATGGCGGTGGAGCTCGCCCGCGAGGTCGCCGTCGAGGAGGCGCGCGCCGGCATCACCGACGTCGGTCACTTCGCCTACCCGACCTACGCCAGAGCGGCGGCCACCCGACGGGAGAACATGCTCCAGTCGGCCCAGGCGCTGGAGGGCCAGCTCGCCGAGGCGAAGGCGGAGCTCGGCGAGGCCTTCGAGGAGCTGAAGAAGGTCGAGATCCTGAACGACCGGGAGCGGACCGCCGAGCGCGCCGCCGAATCGGCCCGGGATCAGGCCGCGATGGACGGCATCGGCCTCAACCGCGCCCGGGGCTGA
- the fliI gene encoding flagellar protein export ATPase FliI produces MTQDSARFISSLAAAQAALERVEVLETFGRVVAIRGLLVEVAGPVAAMRLGGRIDVEGANGHGLVPCEIIGFQGDRALAMPFGSLEGVRRGCPAYVRDESAGAIRPSAGWLGRVIDALGRPVDGLGPLPQGQDVYSLRADPPPAHARTRVGAPLDLGVRCINTFLTMCAGQRMGIFAGSGVGKSVLLSMLARYTAADVAVIGLVGERGREVQEFLQDDLGAAGLARSVVVVATSDEPALMRRNAAYVTLSVAEHFRDQGAKVLCMIDSITRFAMAQRDIGLAAGEPPTAKGYTPTVFSELPRLLERAGPGVGQGTISALFTVLVEGDDHNEPVADAVRGILDGHIVMERAIAERGRYPAINVLRSVSRTMPRSCDPAYLPVVRRARRVLSTYADMEELIRLGAYRAGASQEVDEAVALMPQLEAFLGQGKEEATSISDGYARLGQIVGGA; encoded by the coding sequence ATGACACAGGATTCGGCAAGGTTCATTTCGTCCCTCGCCGCCGCGCAGGCGGCCCTGGAGCGCGTCGAGGTGCTCGAGACGTTCGGCCGCGTTGTTGCGATCCGCGGCCTGCTGGTGGAAGTCGCCGGCCCGGTGGCGGCGATGCGGCTGGGCGGACGGATCGATGTCGAGGGCGCGAACGGCCACGGGCTGGTACCCTGCGAGATCATCGGCTTCCAGGGGGACCGGGCGCTCGCCATGCCGTTCGGGTCCCTGGAAGGTGTGCGGCGCGGATGCCCGGCTTACGTGCGCGACGAATCGGCGGGCGCGATCCGGCCGTCCGCCGGCTGGCTGGGACGGGTGATCGACGCGCTGGGCCGTCCGGTCGACGGGCTCGGGCCCCTGCCGCAGGGGCAGGACGTCTATTCGCTCCGGGCCGATCCGCCGCCGGCCCATGCGCGCACCCGGGTCGGCGCCCCGCTCGATCTCGGCGTCCGGTGCATCAACACGTTCCTGACCATGTGCGCCGGCCAGCGGATGGGGATCTTCGCGGGGTCGGGCGTCGGCAAGTCGGTGCTGCTCTCCATGCTCGCCCGCTACACGGCGGCCGACGTGGCGGTGATCGGGCTCGTGGGCGAGCGCGGGCGCGAGGTCCAGGAATTCCTGCAGGACGATCTCGGCGCCGCCGGGCTCGCCCGCTCGGTGGTCGTGGTGGCGACCTCCGACGAGCCGGCGCTGATGCGCCGCAACGCCGCCTACGTGACCCTGTCAGTCGCCGAGCATTTCCGCGACCAGGGCGCGAAGGTCCTGTGCATGATCGATTCGATCACGCGCTTCGCCATGGCCCAGCGCGACATCGGTCTCGCCGCCGGCGAACCGCCGACCGCCAAGGGCTACACGCCGACCGTGTTCTCCGAGCTGCCGCGCCTGCTGGAGCGCGCGGGACCGGGCGTGGGGCAGGGCACGATCTCGGCCCTGTTCACCGTGCTGGTCGAGGGCGACGACCACAACGAGCCGGTGGCGGACGCGGTGCGCGGCATCCTCGACGGCCACATCGTCATGGAGCGGGCCATCGCGGAGCGCGGCCGCTACCCGGCGATCAACGTCCTGCGCTCCGTCTCCCGGACCATGCCCCGCTCCTGCGATCCGGCCTACCTGCCGGTGGTCCGCCGGGCGCGGCGGGTGCTCTCCACCTATGCCGACATGGAGGAGCTGATCCGGCTCGGTGCCTACCGGGCGGGCGCGTCCCAGGAGGTCGACGAGGCCGTGGCGCTCATGCCTCAGCTTGAGGCTTTTCTGGGGCAGGGTAAGGAAGAAGCAACGTCCATCAGCGATGGTTACGCACGGCTCGGCCAGATCGTCGGTGGAGCCTAG